A region of the Clostridiisalibacter paucivorans DSM 22131 genome:
AGAACTTGAGACTCCTTAATTTAGCCTTAGTAGATATAGGGGCAGGAACATCAGATATAGCAATAAGTAAGGATGGAGCTATAGTAGCCTACGGTATGACATCTGTAGCAGGAGATGAGATAACAGAAAAGTTGGCGAGGACTTATCTGCTTGATTATGATACTGCTGAGAAATTAAAAAAGGAATTGAATCAAAAGGATAGTCATGTATTCTATGATGTGGTAGGAATAAAGCATGAATTGGATACTAAAGATATATTGGATAGCATAGAAGAAGCTATAATATCCCTTGCTAAGAGCATATCTCAGGCAATAATAGAAAATAATCAGAGACCTCCCAGTGCGGTGTTTCTAATTGGTGGAGGGAGTCAAGTGCCTAGAATTACAGACTACATAGCCCAAGAATTAGAATTACCTAAAGAAAGGGTAGTAGTAAGAAATGTAGATATAATAGATAGAGTAGAGGGTCTTGAAAATAAGATGATAGGTCCCCATTCGATAACTGTAATAGGAATTGCATCAATAGCTGCAGAAAATAAAAAAGAAGATTTTTTGGAGGTTAATGTAAACAATAAAAAGATTAAATTGTTTAATTCAAAGAGTATGAAGGTATCCGATGCACTAGTACTTATGGGATTTAACCCGAGGAAATTAATTCCTAAAAGGGGAAAAGGCTTAGCAATTACAATAAATGGAAAAAAAGAAATTATAAAGGGGGAAATAGGAGAGCCAGCTAAAATATATGTTAATGATAAACTTGAAAGTTTAGAATGTAGTTTGAAAAATAAAGATGTAATTAAAATTATAGAAGCTACTGTAGGTGAAGATGCTTCATGTAATATAAAAAGGATAATAAATACTGATAAAAGGGTATTTGTTAATGGAAAGAAAATAAAGACTATAAGGGCTATAAAAATAAATGGAGATATTGCAGATGAGAATACAAAATTAAATGATGGAGATAGTGTAGAAACTATTGAAATAACTAATATAAAAGAATTATTGGAATATATGGACATAAAAAATAGTGTAAATGTCTATAAAAACAATGAATTAGCAAGCAATGATACTCCAATAAAAGATGATGATATTATAACATTTAATAATATAGATATGGGAGAAGATAATTTTGAAGGTAATAGTATAAAATTATATATCAATGGGGAAGAAAAGATTTTTCAATATGAAAAAGACGAATTTGTATTTATAGATATATTTAATTATATAAACTTCGATTTGTCTAAACCTAAAGGTTCTTTGGTGCTTTTAGTTAATGACTTAAAGGCCGATTATTATCAAAAACTTAATAGTGGAGATAATGTTAAAATTTATTGGAAATAGAAAAAAAATAACCTCCTGTAAATATACTCAGTAATATTCCTATGTACTAGTAATATTAATTAATATAGGGAAAGATAACTGTATGTATATTTAAAGGAGGATTAAATATAGTATGCCAAATTCAAATAGAAGAACTAAATTAGCTATATACATATGTATAATTTTTTTTATTATGACCGCTGTAACAGTAATCTATATTTTATCAATAGATGATATGATTAATGGAGTAAATGTGTCTGGTATATCAATAGAGGGTATGAATAAAGAAGAAGCAAAGAAACATTTGAGGGATCAATTACATAATAAATTAAAAGATAGATATATTAAGTTAAAATATAAAGAAGATGAATATGTACATGATTATGAAAAATTAGGAATAAATTATGATTATGACAAGACGATAGAAAAAATTTATCAAGATATAGACACGAAAACAAATATAAATAAAATAAAGACATTTTTAACTGGCTTGATTAATGAGAGGGATTATGATATGGAGTATACATATGATATATCTAAACTTGAAGAGTTTGTAAAATCTATGGAGAAAGATATAAATTCGGAAGCCCAAAATGCCAGTGTGAAAATCGATAATGACAGAATAGATATTGTACCTGAGATAATAGGTAAAAAAGTGGATAGCGATAGCTTGAAAGAGATATTAATAAATAGTATAGGAAAAGATAGTATTATAGATATACCTGTAATG
Encoded here:
- a CDS encoding cell division FtsA domain-containing protein, encoding MGYDEGLKIDTENLIFSLDIGTKTVLGIVAICENNRFKILASEIVEHEQRYMYDGQIHDIEGVSLAVKKVKHKLEDKLGIKLERVAIAAAGRALKTYRVKVDREIDITMEIDNRLVDSLEMEGIQKAQKMLEEKRQQNEAQYYCVGHTVVNYYLDDNFMDSLKGHRGNKIGVDLIATFLPHMVVDSLYTVMNRLELEISNITLEPIAAINVAIKKNLRLLNLALVDIGAGTSDIAISKDGAIVAYGMTSVAGDEITEKLARTYLLDYDTAEKLKKELNQKDSHVFYDVVGIKHELDTKDILDSIEEAIISLAKSISQAIIENNQRPPSAVFLIGGGSQVPRITDYIAQELELPKERVVVRNVDIIDRVEGLENKMIGPHSITVIGIASIAAENKKEDFLEVNVNNKKIKLFNSKSMKVSDALVLMGFNPRKLIPKRGKGLAITINGKKEIIKGEIGEPAKIYVNDKLESLECSLKNKDVIKIIEATVGEDASCNIKRIINTDKRVFVNGKKIKTIRAIKINGDIADENTKLNDGDSVETIEITNIKELLEYMDIKNSVNVYKNNELASNDTPIKDDDIITFNNIDMGEDNFEGNSIKLYINGEEKIFQYEKDEFVFIDIFNYINFDLSKPKGSLVLLVNDLKADYYQKLNSGDNVKIYWK
- a CDS encoding VanW family protein: MPNSNRRTKLAIYICIIFFIMTAVTVIYILSIDDMINGVNVSGISIEGMNKEEAKKHLRDQLHNKLKDRYIKLKYKEDEYVHDYEKLGINYDYDKTIEKIYQDIDTKTNINKIKTFLTGLINERDYDMEYTYDISKLEEFVKSMEKDINSEAQNASVKIDNDRIDIVPEIIGKKVDSDSLKEILINSIGKDSIIDIPVMEKSPTIVEKDIETINSVLGSFVTRYNTSKKNRVNNIVQATNTINNKILMPNEKFSFNKATGVRNSDNGYKKAPVIINGELVPEVGGGVCQVSSTLYNAVLLSGLDILERHNHSLPLSYIGKGRDATVVYDVFRL